From Panicum hallii strain FIL2 chromosome 2, PHallii_v3.1, whole genome shotgun sequence, a single genomic window includes:
- the LOC112882317 gene encoding probable N-acetyltransferase HLS1, producing the protein MAVVAPEDDGRAPVAVREFDAHSERDRAAVERLERACEVGPSGGKLCLFTDLLGDPLCRVRHSPAYLMLVAEAAGGPLGGAEVVGVVRGCIKTVACGRGSNLFSKVAYLLGLRVSPGHRRRGIGRSLVERMEEWFRQMGAEYAYVATDRDNEPSVRLFTARCGYAKFRTPSVLVHPVFRHDLAPSRSRRIAVVELAPRDAERLYRERLGDVEFFPRDIDAVLSNALSLGTFLAVPDAAARQWRGVDAFLAAPPESWAVVSVWNCKDAFLLEVRGAPRLWRAAAHATRAADRALSPWLRVPSVPNLFEPFGMHFLYGLGSAGPAAPRMARALCRHAHNLARAAGACVVATEVGACDPLRAGVPHWPRLGAEDLWCIKRLADGYGDGALGDWTKAPPGASIFVDPREF; encoded by the exons ATGGCCGTGGTGGCGCCGGAGGACGACGGCAGGGCGCCCGTGGCGGTGCGGGAGTTCGACGCCCACAGCGAGCGCGACCGCGCCGCCGTGGAGCGGCTGGAGCGCGCCTGCGAGGTGGGGCCCAGCGGCGGCAAGCTCTGCCTCTTCACCGACCTCCTCGGCGACCCGCTCTGCCGCGTCCGCCACTCGCCGGCCTACCTCATGCTC GTCGCGGAGGCTGCGGGCGGGCCCCTCGGCGGCGCGGAGGTCGTCGGCGTCGTGCGCGGCTGCATCAAGACCGTGGCGTGCGGCCGCGGCAGCAACCTCTTCTCCAAGGTCGCCTACCTCCTCGGCCTCCGCGTGTCCCCGGGCCACCGGCGGCGCGGCATCGGCCGGAGCCTGGTCGAGCGCATGGAGGAGTGGTTCCGGCAGATGGGTGCCGAGTACGCCTACGTCGCCACCGACCGCGACAACGAGCCGTCGGTGCGCCTCTTCACCGCGCGCTGCGGCTACGCCAAGTTCCGCACCCCCTCCGTGCTCGTGCACCCCGTCTTCCGCCACGACCTCGCGCCGTCGCGCTCGCGCCGGATCGCCGTCGTCGAGCTCGCGCCGCGCGACGCCGAGCGCCTCTACCGCGAGCGCCTCGGCGACGTCGAGTTCTTCCCGCGCGACATTGACGCCGTGCTGTCCAACGCCCTCTCGCTCGGCACGTTCCTGGCCGTGCCCGACGCGGCAGCGCGGCAGTGGCGCGGCGTGGACGCGTTCCTGGCCGCGCCGCCGGAGTCGTGGGCGGTGGTCAGCGTGTGGAACTGCAAGGACGCGTTCCTCCTCGAGGTGCGCGGCGCGCCGAGGCTGTGGCGCGCCGCGGCGCACGCCACCCGCGCCGCCGACCGCGCGCTCTCGCCGTGGCTCCGCGTCCCGTCGGTGCCCAACCTCTTCGAGCCGTTCGGGATGCACTTCCTCTACGGCCTCGGCAGCGccggcccggccgcgccgcggatGGCGCGCGCGCTGTGCCGGCACGCGCACAACCTGGCGCGCGCCGCCGGGGCGTGCGTCGTGGCCACCGAGGTCGGTGCGTGCGACCCGCTCCGCGCCGGGGTGCCGCACTGGCCGAGGCTCGGCGCCGAGGACCTCTGGTGCATCAAGAGGCTCGCCGACGGGTACGGCGACGGCGCGCTCGGCGACTGGACCAAGGCGCCGCCGGGCGCCTCCATCTTCGTCGACCCGAGGGAGTTCTAG